The Streptomyces sp. NBC_01244 genome contains a region encoding:
- a CDS encoding AAA family ATPase, with protein MSDRPLPTLRDLVLGRLARSALTPAARDLVAELLPEVRVRSAGRSGPVYLRSISAAGWRGIGPAAALELTPGPGLTVVAGRNGSGKSSFAEAAEMVLTGDNFRWQDRTQVWKQGWRNLHDPSAPQVSVELCPDGESLPLTVRRSWHGDGLEDSRTVAHRPGMPEQDPREVIDAEDLSLYRPFLSYSELGAMINGRMSALHDALAQILGLDLLSDADNEARARAKVLTDTVTRAAELNRAVTAELAESDDPRAAEAVAALGGRTPDLDRLRALLNGHVATDGTELARLHRLAGLEGPDPREVAGAVARLREAAAAAEDVRFGAAEDARQLIGLLERALDHRRRHPRSEDCPVCGAGSRLDEVWAVGAREQVERLQREAATAQSAREALAAAVRAARDLVRPVPGWLQGADSPLALLWSEWAACREAADPRELADRVERVAATLADACRKSGEEAAHRIAEQDGRWQPLALRLAECLRDAEAAEAARPLIKQIKDGRAWLKKVTGELREERLRPFAEQSQTIWNLLCERSSVSLGSISLAGTANQRKVVLDASVDAIDAPAFGVMSQGELHSLALSLFLPRATHPGSPFGFLVIDDPVQSMDPEKVEGLARVLQLCSRTRQVVVFTHDTRLQQALRQLRVPATIMQVSRQTDSVVRVTRTDDPVSLALGEARAVAADRNVPQEVADRVLPQMCRGALEAAYLEPARRRLRGDGHGHDEVEARISGTHELTELAALAFYDSAMAPAEVLAAVARDHGPWARTLIERCNAGAHQAPARSGANGDLVRETERLARAVQRR; from the coding sequence GTGAGCGACCGGCCCTTACCCACCCTGCGCGACCTGGTTCTGGGCCGCCTCGCCCGTTCCGCGCTGACACCCGCGGCGCGGGACCTCGTGGCCGAGTTGCTGCCCGAGGTGCGGGTGAGGAGCGCCGGCCGGTCCGGGCCCGTGTACCTGAGGTCGATCTCGGCGGCCGGCTGGCGCGGCATCGGACCGGCCGCGGCGCTGGAACTGACACCGGGCCCCGGCCTCACCGTGGTCGCCGGCCGGAACGGCTCGGGGAAGTCGAGCTTCGCCGAGGCCGCCGAGATGGTCCTGACCGGGGACAACTTCCGCTGGCAGGACCGCACTCAGGTCTGGAAGCAGGGCTGGCGCAACCTCCACGACCCCTCCGCCCCGCAGGTTTCGGTCGAGCTCTGCCCGGACGGCGAGAGCCTTCCGCTGACCGTGCGCAGGAGCTGGCACGGTGACGGACTGGAGGACTCCCGGACGGTCGCGCACCGGCCCGGCATGCCCGAGCAGGACCCGCGCGAGGTCATCGACGCCGAGGACCTGTCGCTCTACCGGCCGTTCCTCTCGTACAGCGAGCTCGGCGCGATGATCAACGGGCGGATGAGCGCCCTGCACGACGCGCTCGCGCAGATCCTCGGACTGGACCTGCTCAGCGACGCCGACAACGAAGCCCGGGCCCGCGCCAAGGTCCTCACCGACACGGTCACCCGCGCCGCTGAGCTGAACCGCGCCGTGACCGCCGAGCTGGCCGAGTCGGACGACCCGAGGGCCGCCGAGGCCGTCGCGGCGCTCGGTGGACGCACCCCGGACCTCGACCGGCTACGCGCCCTGCTCAACGGCCACGTCGCGACGGACGGCACCGAGCTGGCCCGGCTGCACCGCCTCGCGGGTCTGGAGGGCCCCGACCCGCGCGAAGTGGCGGGCGCGGTCGCCCGGTTGCGGGAGGCCGCCGCGGCTGCCGAGGACGTGCGGTTCGGCGCCGCCGAGGACGCCAGGCAACTGATCGGACTGCTGGAGCGCGCGCTGGACCACCGGCGCCGCCACCCGCGGTCCGAGGACTGTCCCGTATGCGGTGCCGGGAGCCGCCTCGACGAGGTCTGGGCCGTGGGAGCCCGGGAACAGGTCGAACGCCTCCAGCGGGAGGCGGCCACGGCGCAGAGCGCGCGTGAGGCGCTGGCGGCCGCGGTGCGGGCCGCGCGTGACCTCGTACGGCCCGTTCCGGGCTGGCTGCAGGGTGCCGACTCGCCGCTCGCCCTCCTCTGGTCCGAGTGGGCGGCCTGCCGGGAAGCCGCGGACCCGCGCGAACTCGCGGACCGGGTCGAGCGCGTGGCGGCCACCCTGGCGGACGCCTGCCGCAAGTCGGGCGAGGAGGCCGCGCACCGGATCGCGGAGCAGGACGGCCGCTGGCAGCCCCTTGCCCTGCGCCTCGCCGAGTGCCTGCGCGACGCCGAGGCCGCGGAGGCGGCCCGGCCGCTGATCAAGCAGATCAAGGACGGCCGCGCGTGGCTGAAGAAGGTCACCGGCGAACTGCGCGAGGAACGGCTCCGGCCCTTCGCCGAGCAGTCGCAGACCATCTGGAACCTCCTGTGCGAACGCAGCAGCGTCTCACTCGGCTCGATCAGCCTCGCCGGCACCGCCAACCAGCGGAAGGTGGTGCTCGACGCCTCCGTGGATGCCATCGACGCGCCCGCCTTCGGCGTGATGAGCCAGGGCGAGCTCCATTCGCTCGCCCTCTCGCTGTTCCTCCCGCGTGCCACACATCCCGGCAGCCCCTTCGGCTTCCTGGTGATCGACGACCCGGTGCAGTCCATGGACCCGGAGAAGGTCGAAGGGCTCGCCCGCGTCCTCCAACTCTGCTCCCGGACCCGTCAAGTGGTGGTCTTCACGCACGACACCCGCCTCCAGCAGGCCCTCCGTCAGCTCCGCGTCCCCGCGACGATCATGCAGGTCTCCCGCCAGACGGACTCCGTCGTACGGGTCACCCGGACCGACGACCCGGTCTCGCTCGCGCTGGGCGAAGCCCGGGCCGTGGCCGCGGACCGCAATGTGCCGCAGGAGGTCGCCGATCGAGTGCTGCCCCAGATGTGCCGAGGAGCACTGGAAGCGGCCTACCTCGAACCGGCCCGGCGCCGACTGCGCGGCGACGGCCACGGCCACGACGAAGTCGAGGCCCGGATCAGCGGCACGCACGAGCTCACCGAGCTGGCCGCGCTCGCCTTCTACGACAGCGCGATGGCGCCGGCCGAGGTGCTCGCCGCGGTGGCCCGGGACCACGGACCCTGGGCACGCACCCTGATCGAGCGGTGCAACGCGGGCGCCCACCAGGCTCCCGCCCGGTCCGGCGCCAACGGGGACCTGGTCCGGGAAACCGAGCGGCTCGCCAGGGCGGTGCAGCGCCGGTGA
- a CDS encoding helicase-associated domain-containing protein → MNSRTALEKWLKQLPEHQLTALLEERDLPLAVGYTRITTPRQLAEHLLTDESVARGLTAGTAGEMELLASIAALALRQHGPVAEEAAARPQYGWRPVPVAVPVEPSERLVPEKDVLDWFTPGGARERAAEAIARLRERALLLPAPQGRLAIPPLLHVRAAGFDGYGRPADRLLTAAYNAPEVKRIASLLFGESAARTRPEAQARITALLADPGRVRDLVSQAPSAARELLDNLVLGPPLLRTHCFVTQYGSYAGPSAKYTFREGGSGDEGTDWLAARALLLPAGPDLAELPYEVSRALRDGEGAPCPRLEPEPLTHTVPLPRGWDGQGGAAAGAAAWRAELVLRALAAQPVAVRKAGGIAVRDTRRLAKSAGASEADTRLWLDLAVNAGLAAPQADEPEPARRRRQATPKPAARLLPSDRYDPWAAAPPAGKLLPLLAAWAVVPEVLTHWPDDGETPVALISPQDAYAVPLRRGTLRALGGLAPGQGLTLTAESYTELLERAAWHQPLLSSLLANDAAGRLLGDDDIAGRLRSTLEEAELLGLVAHGALTPAGRAVSALLEAGAGHHYPAVPGAGTDPAALGTDGLGEDLTARPALARAVSNLRAALYETLPAPSTTTRFQADLTATVTGAPAPDLAELLSAVGDIESEGHAVVWRITAASLRRAMDAGWSADELLDRLTGVSERETPLPQPLTYTIKDTARTHGQLRVVRSACCIRSDDTALITEVAQARGLAKLGLRRIAPTVLISAAPPEETLSALRLAGYAPTQEAATGTTVLDRAPTERARSFLRTLDEAHGQPGEGTRGAPSSARALAAQLLDRS, encoded by the coding sequence GTGAACTCGCGCACCGCCTTGGAGAAGTGGCTCAAGCAGCTCCCCGAACACCAGCTGACCGCCCTGCTTGAGGAACGGGATCTCCCTCTCGCTGTCGGTTACACCCGCATCACGACTCCCCGCCAACTCGCCGAGCACCTGCTCACGGACGAGTCGGTGGCGCGCGGACTGACCGCGGGGACCGCCGGCGAGATGGAGCTCCTGGCCTCGATCGCCGCCCTGGCCCTGCGACAGCACGGGCCGGTCGCGGAGGAGGCCGCGGCCCGGCCTCAGTACGGGTGGCGTCCCGTGCCGGTCGCCGTGCCCGTGGAGCCGTCCGAACGCCTGGTGCCGGAGAAGGACGTGCTGGACTGGTTCACGCCGGGCGGCGCGCGCGAGCGGGCGGCGGAGGCGATCGCCCGGCTACGGGAACGCGCGCTGCTGCTGCCGGCGCCGCAGGGCCGGCTGGCGATCCCGCCCCTGCTCCACGTCCGGGCGGCCGGCTTCGACGGCTACGGCCGGCCGGCGGACCGGCTGCTGACCGCCGCCTACAACGCGCCGGAGGTCAAACGGATCGCCTCCCTGCTGTTCGGCGAGAGTGCGGCACGCACCCGCCCCGAGGCCCAGGCCCGCATCACCGCCCTGCTCGCCGATCCGGGCCGGGTCCGCGACCTGGTGTCCCAGGCGCCGTCGGCGGCCCGCGAGCTGCTGGACAATCTGGTCCTCGGGCCACCCCTGCTGCGCACCCACTGCTTCGTCACCCAATACGGCTCGTACGCGGGACCCAGTGCCAAGTACACCTTCCGGGAGGGCGGCAGCGGCGACGAGGGCACCGACTGGCTCGCCGCACGCGCGCTACTCCTGCCCGCCGGCCCGGACCTGGCGGAACTCCCGTACGAAGTGTCCCGCGCCCTGCGCGACGGCGAGGGGGCGCCCTGTCCCCGCTTGGAGCCGGAACCGCTCACCCACACCGTCCCGCTGCCGCGCGGCTGGGACGGCCAAGGGGGAGCCGCGGCCGGAGCGGCCGCCTGGCGCGCGGAGCTGGTCCTACGGGCGCTGGCCGCGCAGCCGGTCGCCGTACGCAAGGCGGGCGGCATCGCCGTACGGGACACCCGGCGCCTGGCCAAGTCCGCCGGTGCGAGCGAGGCGGACACCCGCCTGTGGCTCGACCTCGCCGTGAACGCCGGCCTGGCCGCCCCGCAGGCCGACGAGCCCGAGCCCGCCCGCCGCAGGCGGCAGGCGACACCCAAGCCCGCGGCCCGCCTCCTCCCCAGCGACCGCTACGACCCGTGGGCGGCGGCCCCGCCCGCGGGCAAGCTGCTGCCCCTGCTGGCCGCCTGGGCGGTGGTGCCCGAGGTGCTCACCCACTGGCCGGACGACGGCGAGACCCCGGTGGCGCTGATCAGCCCGCAGGACGCGTACGCCGTCCCGCTGCGCCGCGGAACACTGCGCGCGCTCGGCGGCCTGGCGCCAGGCCAGGGCCTGACCCTGACGGCGGAGTCGTACACGGAACTACTGGAACGGGCCGCCTGGCACCAGCCGTTGCTGAGCTCCCTCCTCGCGAACGACGCGGCGGGACGGCTGCTGGGCGATGACGACATCGCGGGCCGCCTCCGGTCGACCCTGGAGGAGGCCGAGCTGCTGGGCCTGGTAGCACACGGCGCCCTCACCCCGGCCGGACGTGCGGTCAGCGCTCTCCTGGAGGCGGGCGCGGGCCACCACTACCCCGCCGTTCCGGGCGCGGGCACGGACCCGGCGGCCCTCGGAACGGACGGCCTGGGCGAGGACCTGACCGCCCGCCCGGCTCTTGCCCGGGCGGTGAGCAACCTCCGCGCCGCCCTGTACGAAACACTTCCCGCGCCCAGCACCACCACACGCTTCCAGGCGGACCTGACCGCCACGGTCACCGGAGCCCCGGCCCCGGACCTCGCCGAACTCCTCTCCGCGGTCGGCGACATCGAGTCGGAGGGCCACGCGGTCGTCTGGCGGATCACCGCGGCTTCCCTCCGCCGCGCGATGGACGCGGGCTGGAGCGCCGACGAGCTCCTGGACCGACTGACGGGGGTCAGCGAACGCGAGACACCACTCCCACAACCGCTCACCTACACGATCAAGGACACGGCCCGCACCCACGGACAGCTGCGCGTCGTCCGCTCGGCCTGCTGCATCCGCTCCGACGACACCGCCCTGATCACCGAGGTCGCGCAAGCCCGCGGCCTCGCCAAACTAGGCCTGCGCCGCATCGCGCCCACGGTCCTCATCTCAGCGGCCCCGCCGGAGGAGACCCTCTCAGCCCTCCGTCTGGCCGGCTACGCCCCCACCCAGGAGGCCGCCACCGGCACCACGGTCCTGGACCGCGCCCCCACCGAACGCGCGCGCAGCTTCCTACGCACCCTGGACGAAGCACACGGCCAGCCCGGCGAAGGGACACGCGGAGCCCCCTCCAGCGCCCGCGCCCTGGCCGCCCAACTCCTGGACCGGAGCTGA
- a CDS encoding ATP-dependent DNA ligase, with the protein MTVALAVAVRSLPRAPGLAYEPKFDGHRLVVIRTDRAVDGVILQARSGRIVTAAFPDLAAAAHHLPAGTVLDGEVVVWHAGRTDFALVQRRAAAASAARAAVLARTLPASYAAFDVLELAGLDLRSRPYERRRTLLVDLLLPLGPPLQPVPMTTDPELAETWYETLPASGIEGLVVKRMDQSYPAGRRGWQKLRHTNVRDAAVVGYTGTARRPLALVLVLPVGDETPLVSSPLTAPLRAEVAAAVAARDPAPGTSRGATSATITAIGLGEVPFHPLDPPLTAEVRHTSTRHPPPEVLRLRTDL; encoded by the coding sequence ATCACCGTCGCGCTCGCCGTGGCCGTACGCTCCCTGCCGCGCGCGCCCGGTCTCGCGTACGAGCCCAAGTTCGACGGTCACCGCCTCGTCGTCATCCGCACCGACCGCGCCGTTGACGGGGTGATCCTCCAGGCCCGCTCCGGCCGCATCGTCACGGCGGCCTTCCCCGACCTCGCGGCGGCCGCACACCACCTGCCCGCCGGGACGGTGCTCGACGGGGAGGTGGTGGTCTGGCACGCGGGCCGCACCGACTTCGCGCTCGTACAGCGCCGGGCGGCCGCCGCCTCGGCCGCGCGGGCCGCCGTGCTGGCCCGGACGCTCCCGGCCTCGTACGCGGCCTTCGACGTACTGGAACTCGCCGGGCTCGACCTGCGCTCCCGTCCCTACGAACGCCGGCGCACCCTCCTCGTCGACCTTCTCCTGCCCCTGGGCCCGCCGCTCCAGCCGGTCCCGATGACCACGGACCCGGAGCTGGCGGAGACCTGGTACGAGACCCTGCCCGCCAGCGGCATCGAGGGCCTGGTCGTCAAACGGATGGACCAGTCCTACCCCGCCGGCCGGCGCGGCTGGCAAAAGCTCCGCCACACCAACGTCCGCGACGCGGCGGTGGTCGGCTACACGGGCACCGCCCGCCGCCCGCTCGCCCTCGTCCTGGTCCTGCCGGTCGGCGACGAGACCCCGCTGGTCTCGAGCCCCCTGACGGCGCCGCTGCGCGCGGAGGTGGCGGCGGCGGTGGCCGCCCGCGACCCGGCCCCTGGCACTTCCCGGGGCGCCACGAGCGCCACCATCACGGCCATCGGCCTCGGCGAGGTCCCCTTCCACCCCCTGGACCCGCCCCTGACGGCCGAGGTCCGCCACACCTCGACCCGCCACCCGCCCCCGGAGGTCCTGCGCCTGCGCACAGACCTGTGA
- a CDS encoding response regulator: MEVAKTRTRGPGRTYSRVVSGASGRVLVVDDNKVIRQLIKVNLELEGFEVVTANDGAECLDVVHRVMPDVITLDVVMPRLDGFGAAAQLRADPRTRHLPVAIVSACTQNEVEAGIAAGVDAFLAKPFEPAELVRVVRRLIERRDRRERKGAPAGRGRG, encoded by the coding sequence GTGGAAGTGGCAAAAACCCGGACGCGGGGGCCGGGGCGGACCTACTCTCGAGTTGTGTCGGGCGCCTCGGGCCGGGTGCTTGTTGTCGACGACAACAAGGTCATCCGGCAGCTGATCAAGGTCAATCTCGAGCTGGAGGGCTTCGAGGTCGTGACCGCGAACGATGGTGCCGAGTGCCTGGACGTTGTTCATCGCGTGATGCCCGATGTGATCACTCTTGATGTGGTCATGCCCCGCCTGGACGGGTTCGGGGCTGCCGCACAGTTGCGGGCCGATCCCAGGACGCGGCATCTGCCCGTTGCGATCGTGAGCGCCTGTACGCAGAACGAGGTCGAGGCCGGGATCGCCGCCGGCGTGGATGCCTTCCTCGCCAAGCCCTTCGAGCCCGCGGAGCTGGTGCGCGTCGTGCGCCGGCTCATCGAGCGCCGCGACCGGCGGGAACGGAAGGGTGCTCCCGCCGGGAGAGGGAGGGGATGA
- a CDS encoding DUF6479 family protein, with the protein MDTTLIFLAVDRTLTNIAWFFVVGLLVVGFLLGGFMLGKRVRAQEPAPPAPESQPHLPDGGAVHEVSEEREYVEFPESGLRPHEMQGYGNFGSRTHSHQDDARAERESGYEHPNPRPRKQPPTLPPLGGAKPA; encoded by the coding sequence ATGGACACGACTCTGATCTTCCTCGCGGTGGACAGAACTCTGACCAACATCGCGTGGTTCTTCGTCGTCGGGCTCCTCGTGGTCGGCTTCCTGCTCGGCGGTTTCATGCTGGGCAAGCGGGTCCGGGCACAGGAACCCGCACCCCCCGCTCCCGAGAGCCAGCCGCACCTGCCCGACGGCGGTGCCGTGCACGAGGTCTCCGAGGAGCGGGAGTACGTCGAATTCCCCGAGAGCGGACTGCGCCCGCACGAGATGCAGGGGTACGGGAACTTCGGCTCCCGGACCCACAGCCATCAGGACGATGCGCGGGCCGAACGGGAATCCGGGTACGAGCACCCCAACCCACGGCCCCGCAAGCAGCCCCCGACCCTGCCGCCCCTGGGCGGCGCCAAGCCCGCCTGA
- a CDS encoding XdhC family protein — MRDLVETARQWVAEGRVGFLARPVTEQGFGPRDPAGAVLVDARGECVGALYRGVFDAELVAEAASMGAGETARVCEVSVGGGEAVEAKLTCGGQAEVLLQPLGAIPGEWWELLGQGVGVALVTQLNERADQAVSVVVRGADQPSGDAERRAGELLRTRRPGRDALYAGSGLVLVEAYPSAPYVVIGGAGELAEVIEAQARLLGWEVSVVTAVGEAEKLLEARRDAACLAMLSHDPDFDVPTLRTALALGVPYVGALGSRKTTARRREGLLAAGVSEERLRTVHGPIGLDLGGQTPAETALAICAEILAVLGGREVRGVRDADGPLRG, encoded by the coding sequence ATGCGTGACTTGGTGGAGACGGCGCGACAGTGGGTGGCCGAGGGGCGGGTCGGGTTTCTGGCACGGCCCGTGACCGAGCAGGGGTTCGGGCCCCGGGATCCCGCCGGGGCCGTGCTCGTGGATGCGCGCGGGGAGTGCGTCGGGGCCCTGTACCGGGGGGTGTTCGATGCCGAGCTGGTGGCGGAGGCCGCCTCCATGGGGGCCGGGGAGACCGCGCGGGTGTGCGAGGTTTCCGTGGGCGGCGGCGAGGCCGTCGAGGCGAAGCTGACGTGTGGCGGGCAGGCCGAGGTGCTGTTGCAGCCGCTCGGTGCGATTCCCGGTGAGTGGTGGGAGCTGCTCGGGCAGGGGGTCGGCGTCGCGCTCGTGACCCAGCTGAACGAGCGGGCGGACCAGGCCGTCAGTGTCGTGGTGCGGGGTGCCGATCAGCCGTCCGGTGACGCCGAGCGGCGGGCCGGGGAGTTGCTGAGGACGAGGCGGCCCGGCCGGGACGCGCTGTACGCGGGGTCCGGGCTGGTGCTCGTGGAGGCGTACCCGTCGGCTCCGTACGTGGTGATCGGCGGGGCCGGGGAGCTGGCCGAGGTCATCGAGGCCCAGGCCCGGCTGCTCGGGTGGGAGGTCAGCGTCGTCACCGCCGTCGGCGAGGCCGAGAAGCTGCTCGAGGCCCGGCGGGACGCCGCCTGTCTGGCGATGCTGAGCCATGATCCGGACTTCGACGTGCCGACGCTGCGGACCGCGCTCGCGCTCGGGGTGCCGTACGTCGGGGCGCTCGGCTCCCGCAAGACCACCGCGCGGCGCCGCGAGGGGCTGCTCGCGGCCGGGGTGAGCGAGGAGCGGCTGCGGACGGTGCACGGGCCGATCGGCCTGGACCTGGGCGGGCAGACTCCGGCGGAGACGGCGCTGGCCATCTGTGCGGAGATCCTGGCGGTGCTCGGCGGGCGCGAGGTGCGCGGGGTGCGGGACGCGGACGGCCCGCTCCGGGGGTGA
- the lysA gene encoding diaminopimelate decarboxylase has product MSRSAHPAGPRHADVMPEGHYAPPAADLNALEEKIWARTVGRNGDGVVTVGGIEVTRLAEEFGTPAYFLDEEDFRARCRAWAHAFGPDADVFYAGKAFLSKAVVKWLKEEGLNLDVCSGGELATALAAEMPAARIALHGNNKSTAEITRAIEAGVGRIVLDSFQEIARVAHIARELGVRQPVQIRVTVGVEAHTHEFIATAHEDQKFGIAVADGSAAEAVRRALGHDSLELLGVHSHIGSQIFDMAGFEVSAKRVVRLLAAVRDEHGVELPEIDLGGGLGIAYTSADDPREPHEIAKALHEIVARECEAAGLRAPRISVEPGRAIVGPTAFTLYEVGTIKPLEGLRTYVSVDGGMSDNIRTALYDAEYTVTLVSRTSDAEPMLVRVVGKHCESGDIVVKDAFLPADLAPGDLLAVPATGAYCRSMASNYNHVLRPPVVAVRDGRARVIVRRETEEDLLRLDVG; this is encoded by the coding sequence ATGAGCCGTTCCGCACACCCCGCCGGGCCCCGCCACGCCGACGTCATGCCCGAGGGCCACTACGCTCCGCCGGCCGCCGACCTCAACGCGCTCGAGGAGAAGATCTGGGCGCGCACGGTCGGCCGGAACGGCGACGGAGTCGTCACCGTCGGCGGGATCGAAGTGACCCGTCTCGCCGAGGAGTTCGGGACGCCCGCGTACTTCCTCGACGAGGAGGACTTCCGGGCGCGCTGCCGTGCCTGGGCGCACGCCTTCGGGCCGGACGCCGACGTCTTCTACGCCGGCAAGGCGTTCCTCTCCAAGGCCGTCGTGAAGTGGCTCAAGGAGGAGGGGCTCAACCTCGACGTGTGCTCCGGCGGGGAGCTGGCCACCGCGCTCGCCGCCGAGATGCCGGCCGCGCGGATCGCCCTCCACGGCAACAACAAGTCCACCGCGGAGATCACCCGCGCGATCGAGGCCGGCGTCGGCCGGATCGTGCTCGACTCCTTCCAGGAGATCGCCCGCGTCGCGCACATCGCCCGCGAGCTCGGCGTACGCCAGCCCGTGCAGATCCGCGTCACCGTGGGCGTGGAGGCGCACACCCACGAGTTCATCGCCACCGCGCACGAGGACCAGAAGTTCGGGATCGCCGTGGCCGACGGGTCGGCCGCCGAGGCCGTACGGCGCGCGCTCGGGCACGACAGCCTGGAGCTGCTCGGCGTCCACTCCCACATCGGCTCGCAGATCTTCGACATGGCCGGCTTCGAGGTGTCCGCCAAGCGCGTCGTACGCCTCCTCGCCGCCGTGCGCGACGAGCACGGGGTGGAGCTGCCCGAGATCGACCTCGGCGGCGGGCTGGGCATCGCCTACACCTCCGCCGACGACCCGCGCGAGCCGCACGAGATCGCCAAGGCCCTGCACGAGATCGTCGCCCGCGAGTGCGAGGCGGCCGGCCTGCGCGCCCCGCGGATCTCCGTCGAACCCGGACGGGCGATCGTGGGGCCGACGGCCTTCACCCTCTACGAGGTCGGGACGATCAAGCCGCTGGAGGGCCTGCGGACGTACGTCTCCGTCGACGGCGGGATGTCCGACAACATCCGGACGGCCCTCTACGACGCCGAGTACACGGTCACCCTCGTCTCGCGGACCTCCGACGCCGAGCCCATGCTCGTGCGCGTCGTGGGCAAGCACTGCGAGAGCGGCGACATCGTGGTCAAGGACGCGTTCCTGCCCGCCGACCTCGCCCCCGGGGACCTCCTCGCGGTCCCGGCCACCGGCGCGTACTGCCGTTCGATGGCGAGCAACTACAACCACGTGCTCCGCCCGCCGGTCGTCGCCGTGCGCGACGGCCGGGCGCGTGTCATCGTCCGCCGGGAGACGGAGGAGGATCTCCTGCGTCTCGACGTCGGCTGA
- the nrtL gene encoding ArgS-related anticodon-binding protein NrtL — protein MTPVDLSRSVVRALRRAVEDGELPAGVVVPERVVVERTRPGGVGDYASPVAFGVAKGAGVPPRGVAEVLAPRLAGLPGVERVEITGAGFLNFVLAESSVGELVRGIRAGGALYGLASEGDGTPEDDETPEGREASEPGGVPRADLRERVVCAAVRRIASSQGLGAGSAVARVAPVAKRDGDVVAEYGAGAAVWAMLCVPAAETPVFSAALLVQDESSEFFRVRYAHSRARALTRNAGQLGFRAEPGEVDGADVLLGVLRDHPLVLEAAAHHHAPERLVRQLVAIADALLDFQYHVLPKGDEKPSAAHRARLALAEAAGTVLAGGLALLGIDVPDHHCL, from the coding sequence GTGACCCCCGTCGACCTCTCCCGTTCCGTCGTGCGCGCCCTGCGCCGCGCCGTTGAGGACGGGGAGCTGCCCGCCGGTGTGGTCGTGCCCGAGCGGGTCGTCGTCGAGCGGACGCGGCCCGGGGGAGTGGGGGACTACGCCTCGCCCGTCGCGTTCGGGGTGGCGAAGGGTGCCGGAGTTCCGCCCCGTGGAGTGGCCGAGGTGCTGGCCCCGCGGCTGGCGGGTCTGCCCGGGGTCGAGCGTGTGGAGATCACCGGCGCCGGGTTCCTGAACTTCGTGCTCGCCGAGAGTTCGGTCGGAGAGCTGGTACGGGGCATTCGAGCCGGTGGGGCGTTGTACGGCCTTGCCTCCGAGGGCGACGGAACCCCCGAGGACGACGAGACCCCCGAGGGCCGTGAGGCCTCCGAGCCCGGTGGGGTTCCCCGTGCCGACCTGCGCGAGCGCGTCGTGTGCGCAGCCGTGCGGCGGATTGCGAGCAGTCAGGGGCTGGGGGCCGGGAGTGCCGTAGCCCGCGTCGCCCCCGTCGCCAAGCGGGACGGCGATGTGGTGGCGGAGTACGGGGCCGGCGCCGCCGTCTGGGCGATGCTCTGTGTTCCCGCTGCCGAGACCCCCGTGTTTTCCGCGGCGCTGCTCGTCCAGGACGAGTCCAGTGAGTTCTTCCGGGTGCGGTACGCCCACTCCCGGGCGCGGGCGCTGACCCGTAACGCCGGGCAGTTGGGGTTCCGTGCGGAACCGGGGGAGGTGGACGGCGCCGACGTCCTGCTCGGGGTTCTTCGCGATCACCCCCTCGTGCTCGAAGCCGCCGCGCACCACCATGCGCCCGAGCGGCTCGTCCGGCAGCTCGTCGCGATCGCGGACGCCCTGCTCGACTTCCAGTACCACGTCCTGCCCAAGGGGGACGAGAAACCCTCGGCCGCCCACCGTGCCCGGCTGGCCCTTGCCGAAGCCGCCGGGACGGTGCTGGCCGGCGGCCTGGCCCTGCTCGGCATAGACGTGCCCGACCACCACTGCCTGTGA